The following proteins come from a genomic window of Planctomycetota bacterium:
- a CDS encoding creatininase family protein, translated as LLLGEIVRRTEAALADRILVCPLQWLGNSHHHLDFPGTLSAAPRTWLDLVGDLVENWLAHGFRRIVVVNGHGGNDVPAKQALFEVRQRHRTRADLLLAFTTYWGLGTRPWEHDAAFHQREMGHACEWETSMVLRLRPDLVRPHTGLAEVPFGNPFLPGFRAWITKERTAPGHIGSPALATAEKGELLLAMFSADLGAWLERVVRWDGRSWEG; from the coding sequence GCCTGTTGCTCGGCGAGATCGTCCGCCGCACGGAAGCGGCCCTTGCCGACAGGATCCTCGTCTGCCCGCTGCAGTGGCTCGGCAACTCGCACCACCATCTCGACTTCCCCGGCACGCTCTCGGCGGCGCCGCGGACGTGGCTCGACCTCGTCGGCGACCTGGTGGAAAACTGGCTCGCCCACGGCTTCCGGCGGATCGTCGTCGTCAACGGCCACGGTGGCAACGACGTGCCCGCCAAGCAGGCGTTGTTCGAGGTTCGCCAGCGCCACCGGACGCGCGCCGACCTGCTGCTGGCGTTCACGACCTACTGGGGGCTCGGCACGCGCCCCTGGGAGCACGACGCGGCGTTCCACCAGCGCGAGATGGGGCATGCCTGCGAGTGGGAGACGTCGATGGTCCTCCGACTCCGCCCCGACCTCGTCAGGCCCCACACCGGACTGGCCGAGGTGCCGTTCGGCAACCCATTCCTCCCCGGGTTCCGCGCCTGGATCACGAAAGAGCGCACCGCGCCCGGCCACATCGGATCCCCGGCGCTGGCGACGGCGGAGAAGGGGGAGCTGCTGCTGGCGATGTTCTCCGCCGACCTCGGTGCCTGGCTCGAGCGCGTCGTCCGCTGGGACGGCCGCTCGTGGGAGGGCTGA